A single Natranaerobius thermophilus JW/NM-WN-LF DNA region contains:
- a CDS encoding YjcQ family protein produces the protein MSAKETMDIIFQILERLEKAMDEEQFNWEKEISHEALDISETRWTLIIEMMEENNLIKGLNIDRGAKGDISISIHSPRIRLQGLNFLIENSQTAKVINAAKLLKDTVPGL, from the coding sequence ATGAGTGCAAAAGAAACTATGGACATTATTTTTCAGATTTTAGAGCGTTTAGAGAAAGCTATGGATGAAGAACAATTTAATTGGGAAAAAGAAATCAGCCATGAAGCACTAGATATTTCAGAAACTAGATGGACTTTAATTATAGAGATGATGGAAGAAAATAACTTAATAAAAGGGTTAAATATTGACAGAGGAGCTAAAGGTGACATTAGTATATCTATCCACAGTCCCAGAATTAGACTTCAAGGACTGAATTTTTTGATTGAAAATTCACAGACAGCTAAGGTAATAAATGCTGCCAAATTACTCAAAGATACTGTTCCAGGTCTTTAA
- a CDS encoding helicase-related protein, whose product MSQIKMLDNKRNGKVGEELKKNIKKGSKLSVISAYFTIYAFKELYNELKKVDEMRFIFTEPSFTKDKQEEIKRQYFIDRSTESKLSGNEFEIKKRNELNQAYIAKECAEWIKNKAEMKSLKEKNPAHQRLIFLENPDDNLSINGTVDFTADGLGFSTSNRNDMNTCINGQEETLHFLQQFDELWNDESQVEDVKDKVLEQMQVIYKENTPEFIYFVTLYNIFYEYLDELTEENIVKTQTGIKNSSVWNKLYKFQRDGVVGAIDKLEKYNGCIIADSVGLGKTFSALAIIKYYELRNDRVLVLAPKKLRENWTIYTQNDTRNLLVKDRFNYDVLNHTDLSRYNGYSGEINLETVNWSNYDLIVIDESHNFRNSNPRKDKPSRYSRLLNEVIKSGVKTKILMLSATPVNNRMNDLKNQIAFITEGEDTAFKSAGINSVEQTLRKAQLVFNKWQELPSSERTVDKFVEMMNTGYFKLLDTITIARSRKHIEKYYDINEMGKFPVREKPKNIYSEIDTADEFPELQYVNKKIRNLNLSAYSPLKYVLPEKREEYSAKYDMEVKDGKSIFKQADREQALVNLMRVNILKRMESSINSFGLTVSKLLQQIDNILEKIERNNFDYEEDLSIEDIEVDDDAYEDLLIGSKIKVLLQDLDLIRLKEDLEDDKSILEELLIEAFKINEERDAKLNELKEVISNKISKPINKGNKKVVIFTAFADTAEYLYEKISSWARDEFGIHSALVTGTGSNQTTLKKIKRKDLNAILTNFSPRSKERDSVYPHIKEDIDILIATDCISEGQNLQDCDFLINYDIHWNPVRIIQRFGRIDRLGSTNESIQLVNFWPNLDLDEYINLEARVSGRMVLLDISATGEENVINTDDKDKMNDLEYRKKQLQQLKEEVIDLEEISGGISITDLTFNDFKMDLMEYMKNNRAKLSKAPLGMYAIADNSELDEEAKPGVIFTLRQVYNSAKPEENNPLYPYYMVYVLEDGSVKYTYIHTKKVLDIYRKLCKGKNEVIHDLVGAFNEETKDGKYMDQYSELLEKAINSIIGKTQEKGVASLFSKGGTTLQQNLFSGIEDFELISFLIIK is encoded by the coding sequence ATGAGTCAAATTAAAATGCTAGACAATAAAAGAAATGGCAAAGTAGGAGAAGAACTAAAGAAAAATATCAAAAAAGGATCAAAGCTATCTGTCATTTCTGCTTATTTTACAATTTATGCTTTTAAAGAACTTTATAACGAGCTTAAAAAGGTCGATGAAATGCGGTTTATTTTTACAGAACCGAGCTTTACAAAGGATAAACAGGAAGAAATCAAAAGACAGTATTTTATTGATAGATCGACAGAAAGCAAATTATCAGGTAATGAGTTTGAAATAAAAAAGAGAAATGAATTAAACCAAGCTTACATAGCTAAAGAGTGTGCAGAATGGATAAAAAATAAAGCAGAAATGAAATCTTTAAAAGAAAAAAACCCAGCTCATCAAAGGTTGATCTTTCTTGAGAACCCTGATGATAACCTATCAATAAATGGTACGGTTGATTTTACTGCAGATGGTCTCGGTTTTTCTACTTCTAATAGAAATGACATGAACACATGCATAAATGGTCAGGAAGAAACCTTACACTTTTTACAGCAATTTGATGAACTATGGAATGATGAGTCCCAGGTCGAAGACGTGAAGGATAAAGTTTTAGAGCAGATGCAGGTGATTTACAAAGAGAATACTCCTGAATTCATTTACTTTGTTACACTATACAATATATTCTATGAGTATTTGGATGAGCTTACCGAAGAAAATATTGTAAAAACACAAACTGGCATTAAAAATTCCTCTGTATGGAATAAACTATATAAATTTCAAAGAGACGGTGTGGTTGGTGCTATTGACAAGTTAGAAAAATATAACGGTTGTATAATAGCAGATTCTGTAGGTCTAGGAAAAACTTTTTCTGCCCTGGCAATTATTAAGTACTATGAGCTAAGAAACGATAGAGTGCTGGTGCTTGCTCCTAAAAAGCTCAGAGAGAATTGGACCATTTATACTCAAAACGATACAAGGAATCTATTAGTTAAAGATCGCTTTAACTATGATGTGCTAAACCATACCGATTTAAGTAGGTACAACGGATATTCAGGCGAAATCAACTTAGAGACCGTTAATTGGAGCAATTATGATCTGATAGTTATTGATGAATCTCATAATTTTAGAAACAGTAACCCAAGAAAAGACAAACCATCTAGATATTCTAGACTACTTAACGAAGTGATCAAATCAGGTGTCAAAACTAAAATTTTAATGCTATCTGCAACACCAGTTAATAACAGGATGAATGATTTAAAAAATCAAATTGCATTTATAACAGAAGGCGAAGATACCGCTTTTAAGTCAGCAGGGATAAACAGTGTTGAGCAAACCTTAAGAAAAGCTCAATTAGTATTTAATAAATGGCAAGAACTCCCCTCTAGCGAACGAACAGTAGACAAGTTTGTTGAGATGATGAATACAGGTTATTTTAAATTACTTGACACTATAACAATTGCTAGGTCTAGAAAACACATTGAGAAGTATTACGATATTAATGAGATGGGCAAATTCCCTGTAAGAGAAAAACCCAAAAACATTTATTCAGAAATTGATACGGCTGATGAGTTTCCTGAGCTACAATATGTAAATAAAAAGATCAGAAATCTTAATTTAAGTGCCTATTCACCGTTGAAATACGTCTTACCTGAAAAAAGAGAAGAGTATAGTGCAAAATACGATATGGAAGTTAAAGACGGGAAGTCTATTTTTAAACAGGCAGACCGTGAACAAGCTTTAGTTAACCTAATGAGGGTTAATATCCTCAAAAGAATGGAAAGTTCCATTAATTCATTTGGTTTGACGGTATCAAAGTTGTTACAACAAATTGACAATATACTTGAGAAAATAGAGCGAAATAACTTTGACTATGAAGAAGATTTGAGTATAGAGGATATTGAAGTAGATGATGATGCCTATGAAGATCTACTTATAGGAAGTAAAATCAAAGTTTTGCTGCAAGATCTGGATTTGATTAGGCTAAAAGAAGACTTAGAAGATGATAAATCAATACTTGAGGAACTATTAATAGAAGCTTTTAAGATCAATGAAGAACGTGATGCCAAACTAAACGAACTAAAAGAAGTCATCTCTAATAAAATTTCAAAACCAATTAATAAAGGAAATAAAAAGGTGGTAATCTTTACTGCCTTTGCGGATACTGCAGAATATTTATATGAAAAAATATCTAGTTGGGCAAGAGATGAATTTGGTATTCATTCTGCCCTGGTAACAGGAACTGGATCAAACCAAACAACGCTTAAGAAAATAAAGAGAAAAGATTTAAATGCTATCCTTACTAACTTTTCCCCTCGATCAAAAGAAAGGGATTCCGTTTATCCCCATATCAAAGAAGACATAGATATTCTGATTGCAACAGACTGTATATCAGAAGGGCAAAACTTGCAGGACTGTGATTTTTTAATCAATTATGATATACATTGGAACCCTGTAAGGATTATTCAGAGATTTGGTAGAATAGACCGTTTAGGGTCAACGAATGAATCTATTCAACTTGTTAATTTTTGGCCTAACCTTGATTTAGACGAATATATCAACCTAGAAGCACGAGTATCAGGAAGGATGGTATTATTAGATATTTCTGCTACAGGGGAAGAGAATGTAATAAATACTGATGATAAGGACAAGATGAATGACCTTGAATATAGGAAAAAACAGCTTCAACAGTTAAAAGAAGAAGTCATTGACCTTGAGGAGATTTCAGGAGGTATTTCAATAACGGACCTTACTTTTAATGATTTTAAAATGGATTTAATGGAATATATGAAAAATAATAGAGCTAAATTAAGTAAAGCTCCCTTAGGCATGTATGCTATAGCTGATAACAGTGAGTTGGACGAAGAAGCTAAACCTGGTGTGATTTTTACACTTAGGCAGGTCTACAATTCAGCTAAACCAGAAGAAAACAACCCTCTATACCCATATTATATGGTTTATGTATTAGAAGATGGTTCAGTTAAATACACTTATATTCACACCAAGAAGGTATTAGACATTTATAGAAAACTGTGCAAAGGGAAAAATGAAGTGATCCATGACCTGGTGGGAGCGTTTAACGAGGAAACTAAAGACGGAAAATATATGGATCAGTATTCGGAGCTATTAGAAAAAGCAATTAACAGTATTATAGGTAAAACCCAAGAAAAAGGTGTCGCTTCTTTATTTAGCAAGGGTGGGACAACTCTTCAACAGAACTTATTTTCAGGCATTGAAGACTTTGAATTAATATCATTTTTGATAATTAAGTAG
- a CDS encoding DUF4391 domain-containing protein, giving the protein MKEILSENMKVPDSCEVNKPIYKKLFYENAYLGKKDQELLSKNIEKITWLYSFKPDTINILPYNDKEREYEEIAVIEVLLREQSHIKRIAEIIQLTIPYPLIIIFNYGQKILFNVAHKRVNMSDESRNTYEELIFTDWVDLASLNKNDKKFIKSLDITKFSFTNFYWFYSDFVDRINIFNVSLYADEYLLEHDANDLKQIHDEIKDLEQRISQLQSDLKKEDHFNKKVKMNVEIKKLKEEKKNLIDKLNS; this is encoded by the coding sequence ATGAAGGAGATATTATCTGAAAATATGAAAGTTCCTGATTCGTGCGAAGTTAACAAGCCAATATATAAGAAACTATTTTACGAAAATGCTTATTTAGGGAAAAAAGATCAGGAATTATTATCTAAAAACATAGAAAAGATAACCTGGCTCTATTCATTTAAGCCTGACACAATAAATATTTTACCGTATAATGATAAAGAAAGAGAATATGAAGAAATTGCTGTGATTGAAGTACTCCTAAGAGAACAGAGCCATATAAAGCGGATTGCTGAAATCATTCAATTAACAATACCTTATCCATTGATTATTATCTTTAATTATGGCCAAAAGATACTTTTCAATGTAGCTCATAAAAGAGTGAATATGTCTGATGAGAGCCGAAATACTTATGAAGAGTTGATATTTACTGATTGGGTTGACTTAGCAAGTCTAAATAAAAATGACAAGAAATTCATTAAGAGCCTTGATATAACAAAGTTCTCATTTACTAACTTTTATTGGTTCTATTCTGATTTTGTTGATAGGATAAACATTTTCAATGTTTCATTATATGCTGATGAATATTTACTAGAACATGATGCTAATGATCTCAAGCAAATTCATGATGAGATTAAGGATCTAGAGCAAAGGATATCTCAGCTCCAGAGTGACTTAAAAAAAGAAGATCATTTTAATAAGAAGGTGAAAATGAATGTAGAGATAAAAAAGTTAAAAGAAGAGAAGAAAAACTTAATTGATAAGCTAAACAGCTAA
- a CDS encoding site-specific DNA-methyltransferase, whose protein sequence is MKKFNGESKDIVAENISKLKELFPEVESEGKIDFERLQEILGEYIEDKEEKYRFEWNGKSKAIKLSQTPSTGTLRPCKEESKNWDETENLFIEGDNLEVLKLLQKTYHSSIKMIYIDPPYNTGGDFVYEDDFQDNLNNYLKITGQINEEGKKNSTNTENGGRFHTKWLNMMYPRLKLARNLLNDQGVIFISIDDNESGNLWKVCNEIFGETNFVAEITVIVKTEGRRYGFFAKSHEKIYVYAKNIDNLALNEIDIKGKKFTYRDEFGGFNIKELRNQNTRAFNSSNRPNLRYPFYVNTDNVDENGFMEVSVDYQEGWEEVYPMITNGLKSVWRWGKESARQQENKNLVARRGRDGIIRIYQKYRKLTEIPKTVWKDKEIISIKGTKEVQELLGSGIFDFPKPVKLLSDIITIATDQDSIILDFFSGAATTAHATIKKNAEDGGTRKYIMVQLPEKSDEKSEAYKAGYKNISEIGKERIRRAGEKILDENKDKEGIENLDTGFKVFKLDSSNLKEWNPDYDNLEMTLEDMVENFVDGRTEEDVVYEIMLKYGIDLTFPIETTEIDGKKVYNIGFGALFVCLDDEITLNVVKSIAKLKEDIDPEITRVVFKDNGFQSDAAKTNAIEILKRHGIEEIMSI, encoded by the coding sequence ATGAAAAAATTTAACGGTGAAAGTAAAGACATAGTAGCTGAAAATATTTCTAAACTCAAGGAACTTTTTCCTGAAGTGGAAAGTGAGGGTAAAATAGATTTTGAAAGGTTGCAAGAAATATTAGGGGAGTATATTGAAGACAAAGAAGAAAAATATAGATTCGAATGGAACGGTAAATCTAAAGCTATTAAATTATCACAAACGCCTTCTACTGGAACACTTAGGCCCTGCAAAGAAGAAAGTAAAAATTGGGATGAAACTGAAAATCTGTTTATTGAAGGAGATAATCTTGAAGTATTAAAGTTGCTTCAGAAGACTTATCACAGTAGTATTAAGATGATTTATATAGACCCACCTTACAATACAGGTGGAGACTTTGTTTATGAAGATGATTTTCAAGATAACTTAAATAATTATCTTAAAATAACAGGTCAAATTAATGAAGAAGGAAAGAAAAATAGTACTAATACAGAAAATGGTGGAAGATTTCATACTAAATGGTTGAATATGATGTATCCAAGGCTGAAATTAGCAAGAAACTTACTTAACGATCAAGGAGTAATATTTATTTCCATTGACGATAACGAATCAGGTAACCTATGGAAAGTGTGTAATGAGATCTTTGGCGAGACAAACTTTGTTGCTGAAATAACTGTCATAGTAAAAACAGAAGGACGTAGGTATGGTTTTTTTGCAAAATCACATGAGAAAATCTATGTTTATGCTAAGAACATTGATAACTTAGCTCTAAATGAGATTGATATCAAAGGTAAAAAATTTACTTATAGAGATGAATTTGGAGGCTTTAACATTAAAGAACTGAGAAATCAAAACACTAGAGCTTTTAATTCTAGTAACAGACCAAATTTAAGATATCCATTCTATGTTAATACTGATAATGTAGATGAGAATGGATTTATGGAAGTAAGTGTTGACTATCAAGAAGGATGGGAAGAGGTTTATCCAATGATAACCAATGGTTTGAAAAGTGTTTGGAGATGGGGGAAGGAATCTGCTAGGCAGCAAGAAAATAAAAATTTAGTAGCAAGAAGAGGTCGTGATGGTATAATCCGAATATATCAGAAATATCGCAAATTAACTGAAATACCCAAAACAGTATGGAAAGATAAGGAGATAATTTCTATTAAAGGAACAAAAGAGGTACAAGAATTATTAGGAAGTGGAATTTTTGATTTTCCCAAGCCTGTTAAGTTATTGTCAGATATTATTACCATAGCAACTGATCAAGATTCTATTATATTAGACTTTTTTTCAGGGGCCGCTACTACTGCTCACGCTACAATCAAAAAAAATGCTGAAGATGGTGGCACCCGAAAATATATAATGGTGCAACTACCTGAGAAGTCAGACGAAAAATCAGAAGCATACAAGGCTGGTTATAAAAATATTTCCGAGATAGGCAAAGAACGCATACGCCGAGCAGGAGAAAAAATCCTTGATGAAAACAAAGATAAAGAAGGTATAGAAAACTTAGATACAGGTTTTAAAGTGTTCAAATTAGATTCATCAAACCTTAAAGAATGGAACCCTGATTATGACAACTTAGAAATGACTCTTGAAGACATGGTAGAGAACTTTGTTGATGGAAGAACTGAAGAAGATGTGGTATATGAAATTATGCTTAAATATGGCATTGATTTAACCTTCCCTATAGAAACTACCGAGATTGATGGCAAAAAGGTTTATAATATCGGTTTTGGTGCTTTATTTGTTTGTTTAGATGATGAAATAACATTAAATGTTGTAAAGAGTATAGCTAAACTAAAAGAAGACATTGATCCAGAAATCACAAGAGTAGTATTTAAAGACAACGGTTTTCAGAGTGATGCTGCTAAAACTAATGCAATAGAAATACTTAAACGACATGGTATAGAAGAAATAATGAGCATCTAG
- a CDS encoding type III restriction-modification system endonuclease: MKLQFNPNLDFQQEAIRSIVDIFEGQPITHSNFTVANLSGQIGIHETNIGVGNKLDPSFDEEDILKNVRKIQLRNGLPQTENIEKDDYHFTVEMETGTGKTYVYLRTLFELNQKYGFKKFIIVVPSVAIKEGVVKSINIMSDHFKLLYDNVMFRAYEYQSQNIERIRDFATSDHIQIMVMTIQSFNKDKNVINNDHERTNGLKPIEFIRDTNPIVVIDEPQSTVSTKKAEDAVMSLNPLCTLRYSATHRKKHNLMYKLDAVDAYQRQLVKQIEVASVTSKDYHNDAYLRLVSVDNSKTPITAKIEIDKRTKNGGIKRQSVQVKKGDDLFEKSGGREQYSGYIVSEIYAKEGSEYVDFTSRKHIELGEVRGELDDEVIKRTQIRKTIEEHLEKELRLKQEGIKILSLFFIDRVSNYRYYDEEGNPQKGKYAIWFEEEYKDIIQKPKYRTLFNDVDIETEAEAVHNGYFSKDRKGKVKDTRGNTQADEDTYNLIMKDKERLLDFNSKLKFIFSHSALKEGWDNPNVFQICTLNETKSEIKKRQEIGRGLRLAVDQNGERRHGFNINTLTVMANESYEDFAKALQKEIEEEEGIKFGVVEKHTFANLKVEREGEYQYLEQNASEELWNDLKSKEYIDDQGKITDKLKEDIKNKNFEVPEEYKEVEDQVVATLKKIAGSLRINNADDKKEIKLNKQRYLSPEFKELWDRIKYKTTYNVEFDTEELIQECVEEIKKNLMIDKAKVIYTKGEVDISAAGTVAEEKGRYAMVVDDAKFRLPDIITYLQNETSLTRKTIVRILKESGKLYQFKNNPQKFMDEVSKIIKTKMRHLIVDGIKYEKIGEEAYYAQELFENEELFGYLSKNLVKSEKSVYDHVICDSDVEADFAQKFENNDLVKVYAKLPDWFKIDTPLGDYNPDWAVLIDKDGEERLYFVVETKGSVLFEELRPREEGKIKCGEKHFEALGNHIEFEKKDNFEEFIENV, encoded by the coding sequence ATGAAATTACAATTTAATCCTAACTTAGACTTTCAACAAGAGGCTATTAGATCAATTGTAGATATATTTGAAGGACAACCTATTACGCATTCAAACTTTACTGTTGCTAATCTATCAGGACAAATTGGTATTCATGAAACAAATATAGGGGTTGGGAATAAATTAGACCCTAGCTTTGATGAAGAAGATATACTTAAAAATGTTAGAAAGATTCAATTAAGAAATGGATTACCACAGACTGAAAATATCGAAAAAGATGACTATCATTTTACAGTAGAAATGGAAACGGGAACGGGTAAGACCTATGTTTATTTGAGAACGCTATTTGAACTTAATCAGAAATATGGATTTAAGAAATTTATTATTGTTGTTCCTTCAGTTGCTATTAAAGAAGGTGTGGTTAAATCTATAAATATTATGTCAGATCATTTCAAGCTCTTGTATGACAATGTGATGTTTAGAGCTTATGAATATCAATCCCAAAATATTGAAAGAATCAGAGACTTTGCCACTAGTGACCATATTCAAATTATGGTTATGACTATTCAGTCTTTTAATAAGGATAAGAATGTCATAAATAACGACCATGAAAGGACTAATGGATTAAAACCAATAGAATTTATACGGGATACTAACCCTATTGTAGTAATAGATGAACCTCAGTCAACTGTTTCTACCAAAAAAGCAGAAGATGCGGTTATGTCTTTAAATCCTTTGTGCACATTGAGATATTCTGCTACTCACAGGAAGAAACATAACTTAATGTATAAATTAGATGCAGTGGATGCTTATCAAAGACAGCTTGTAAAACAAATCGAAGTAGCTAGTGTCACATCAAAAGATTACCATAATGACGCTTATTTGCGGTTAGTAAGTGTAGATAATAGTAAGACACCAATTACAGCAAAAATTGAAATTGATAAGCGGACTAAAAACGGAGGGATTAAAAGACAAAGTGTACAAGTTAAAAAAGGTGATGACTTATTCGAAAAATCTGGAGGTCGTGAACAGTATAGTGGATATATTGTGAGTGAGATATATGCTAAAGAAGGTTCTGAATATGTTGATTTTACAAGTCGAAAACATATTGAATTGGGTGAAGTCAGAGGTGAGCTAGACGATGAAGTAATTAAGCGTACTCAGATTAGGAAGACCATTGAAGAGCATTTGGAGAAAGAATTGAGACTTAAACAAGAAGGTATTAAAATTTTGAGTCTATTCTTTATAGATAGAGTTTCTAATTACAGATATTACGATGAAGAAGGAAATCCCCAGAAAGGGAAATACGCTATTTGGTTTGAAGAGGAATATAAGGATATTATTCAAAAGCCAAAGTATAGAACATTGTTTAATGACGTTGATATTGAAACGGAAGCTGAAGCTGTTCATAACGGGTATTTTTCAAAAGATAGAAAGGGTAAAGTAAAAGATACCAGAGGTAATACCCAGGCTGATGAAGATACTTATAACCTGATAATGAAAGATAAAGAGAGATTACTTGACTTCAACTCAAAACTCAAATTTATCTTTTCACATTCAGCTCTAAAAGAAGGTTGGGACAACCCCAATGTTTTCCAAATTTGCACTTTGAATGAAACAAAATCTGAAATAAAGAAAAGACAAGAAATCGGTAGAGGACTTAGGTTAGCAGTAGATCAAAATGGTGAGAGAAGACATGGCTTTAATATAAACACTCTAACTGTAATGGCTAATGAATCTTATGAAGACTTTGCAAAAGCTCTTCAGAAAGAAATTGAGGAAGAAGAAGGCATTAAGTTTGGAGTGGTTGAAAAACATACTTTTGCTAATTTAAAAGTCGAGAGAGAGGGCGAATATCAGTATCTAGAACAAAATGCTTCCGAAGAATTATGGAATGATCTGAAATCTAAAGAATATATTGATGATCAAGGCAAAATTACCGACAAATTAAAAGAAGATATAAAAAACAAAAATTTCGAGGTACCAGAAGAATATAAAGAAGTAGAGGACCAGGTAGTTGCAACTCTTAAAAAGATTGCAGGAAGTCTGCGTATCAATAACGCCGATGATAAGAAGGAAATCAAATTGAATAAGCAAAGGTATTTGAGCCCTGAATTTAAAGAACTTTGGGATAGGATTAAATATAAAACTACTTATAATGTTGAATTTGATACGGAAGAACTGATTCAAGAATGTGTAGAAGAGATTAAAAAGAACTTAATGATTGATAAAGCTAAAGTTATATATACAAAAGGAGAAGTAGATATTAGTGCAGCAGGGACTGTAGCGGAAGAAAAAGGTCGTTATGCTATGGTAGTTGATGATGCTAAATTTAGACTTCCTGATATTATAACTTACCTGCAAAATGAAACTAGCCTTACAAGAAAAACCATAGTACGGATACTAAAAGAATCAGGCAAACTTTATCAGTTTAAAAATAATCCTCAAAAATTTATGGATGAAGTTAGCAAGATTATTAAAACGAAGATGAGACATTTAATTGTTGACGGGATAAAATATGAAAAAATCGGTGAAGAGGCTTACTATGCTCAAGAGCTATTTGAAAATGAAGAACTTTTTGGTTATCTTTCCAAGAATCTCGTGAAAAGTGAAAAGTCTGTTTATGATCATGTGATTTGTGATTCTGATGTTGAAGCCGATTTTGCCCAAAAATTTGAAAATAATGATCTAGTTAAAGTGTACGCAAAGCTCCCTGATTGGTTTAAAATAGACACACCGTTAGGAGATTATAATCCTGATTGGGCAGTATTAATTGATAAGGACGGTGAAGAAAGGCTCTATTTTGTAGTTGAAACTAAAGGAAGCGTTTTATTCGAAGAATTAAGACCGAGAGAAGAAGGAAAAATCAAATGTGGTGAGAAGCATTTTGAAGCACTAGGAAATCACATTGAATTTGAGAAAAAAGATAATTTTGAAGAGTTTATTGAGAATGTTTGA
- a CDS encoding abortive infection family protein — MKIEYKNDIKIQDLYKLVAKELNLSPSQHNEELFKQILGGCSGVVSGLGSIRNAYGDAHGKGKKGYRPDSRLAEFAVNISGSMCLFLLQTHKKGNN, encoded by the coding sequence ATGAAGATTGAGTATAAGAATGATATAAAAATACAAGACTTATATAAATTAGTGGCAAAGGAGTTAAATTTATCACCTAGTCAGCATAATGAAGAATTATTTAAACAAATTTTGGGCGGATGTTCAGGAGTGGTTAGCGGATTGGGAAGTATTAGAAACGCATATGGTGATGCTCATGGTAAAGGTAAAAAAGGCTATAGACCCGATTCAAGATTAGCTGAGTTTGCTGTTAACATTTCAGGTTCTATGTGTTTGTTTTTGTTGCAAACACACAAGAAAGGTAATAATTAG
- a CDS encoding copper amine oxidase N-terminal domain-containing protein: MKKFTMGLIVGILLSLSVSGTASHQEISLFVDNEEIEPDVVPQMIDGRVMVPARFVAEPLGASVEWDGQNNKVLISSDDQELNGIEEEDKKKEDKISLREFIEEYGEEYNLTVEGDGYVYRNDETLFNWEEEGETVDGRIYIPEILIEETIAELETSKTTEEEMDSKSSEGKKTAQVGEALKVEGLEITINDISYSVNHEEFTAQDGREFAIISFTIVNESAESNDWASVGNWDADAYDDHGRYDEWKENFSYRASSPHPEVSEWIYEGEELSSEVRFNVFEGMQLNEIHYNGISNKDIVFEK, encoded by the coding sequence TTGAAAAAGTTCACTATGGGTTTAATAGTAGGGATTTTACTGTCACTGTCAGTTAGTGGTACAGCTTCTCACCAGGAGATAAGTCTATTTGTTGACAATGAAGAAATAGAGCCTGATGTTGTTCCTCAAATGATTGATGGGCGAGTTATGGTCCCTGCTAGATTCGTAGCTGAACCTCTAGGAGCTTCTGTTGAATGGGATGGACAAAATAATAAAGTACTTATAAGTTCGGATGATCAAGAGCTAAATGGGATAGAAGAAGAGGATAAAAAGAAAGAAGACAAAATTTCATTAAGGGAATTTATCGAAGAGTATGGCGAAGAGTACAATTTAACGGTAGAAGGCGATGGCTATGTGTATAGAAATGATGAAACCTTATTTAACTGGGAAGAAGAAGGCGAAACAGTAGATGGGCGTATATATATTCCTGAAATTTTGATTGAAGAGACTATAGCTGAACTTGAAACTAGCAAAACTACAGAAGAGGAAATGGATTCTAAAAGCAGTGAAGGGAAGAAAACAGCACAAGTTGGGGAAGCGTTGAAAGTTGAAGGATTAGAGATTACTATAAATGATATAAGTTATAGTGTAAATCACGAAGAATTTACGGCCCAAGATGGAAGAGAATTTGCTATTATCTCTTTTACAATTGTTAATGAGAGTGCTGAATCAAATGATTGGGCTTCAGTTGGAAATTGGGATGCTGATGCATATGATGATCATGGACGTTACGATGAATGGAAAGAGAATTTTTCATATCGAGCTTCTTCACCCCATCCAGAAGTAAGTGAATGGATCTATGAAGGTGAAGAACTTTCGTCAGAAGTACGGTTCAATGTTTTTGAAGGAATGCAGCTTAACGAAATACATTACAATGGTATTTCTAATAAAGATATTGTTTTTGAGAAATAG